One Desulfovermiculus halophilus DSM 18834 genomic region harbors:
- a CDS encoding type II toxin-antitoxin system Phd/YefM family antitoxin — translation MQRINYDEVRSSFSRFIEQASLGEEIIIIRDGKPVARLGPIAATESKPRTLGLGKGKFTFPDDFDKFKTNEIREMFENET, via the coding sequence ATGCAACGAATCAATTACGATGAAGTTCGTTCTAGTTTTTCACGATTTATTGAACAGGCTTCTCTCGGAGAAGAAATCATTATTATTCGTGATGGCAAGCCTGTAGCACGTCTCGGTCCAATAGCGGCAACTGAATCAAAACCTCGCACCTTAGGCTTAGGTAAAGGAAAGTTTACTTTCCCTGATGATTTTGACAAATTTAAAACAAATGAAATAAGAGAAATGTTTGAAAATGAAACATGA
- a CDS encoding type II toxin-antitoxin system VapC family toxin, translating into MKHDLSHVSFLLDTNVLLAATLDPERLPEETALTLRDPSTIIYFSAASIWEIGIKKSLGRNNFDFYPDDIHQLALETGFTELPVFAKHCYVIARLPWHHRDPFDRLLIAQAIDIRSYLVTTDSILPKYSDLVIHIKFK; encoded by the coding sequence ATGAAACATGATCTGTCGCATGTATCATTTTTACTTGACACAAATGTCTTGCTAGCTGCTACTCTTGATCCAGAACGTCTGCCTGAAGAAACCGCACTAACACTGCGTGACCCATCGACAATTATTTACTTTAGTGCTGCAAGCATTTGGGAAATCGGTATAAAGAAATCTCTAGGGCGAAATAATTTTGATTTTTATCCAGATGATATTCATCAACTAGCATTGGAAACAGGTTTTACTGAGTTACCGGTCTTTGCAAAACATTGCTATGTAATTGCTCGTTTGCCTTGGCATCATCGTGATCCATTTGATCGTTTACTGATAGCACAGGCTATAGATATAAGATCATATTTAGTTACAACTGATAGTATATTACCCAAATATTCAGATTTGGTAATCCATATAAAGTTCAAGTAA